A genome region from Streptomyces sp. NBC_01296 includes the following:
- a CDS encoding GNAT family N-acetyltransferase: MFSIDLADDAQLFPLEVWHAEEFLAHMDRGREFIGEHIVLADFVTDLDSARGFLSSYAQKTAADGGRIYGIRVGGTLVGGVLFRTFDAESGNCEVGCWLEPAAAGRGLVSTACRVLIDWAFHERGMHRAEWHASSANKKSLAVAERLGMTREGVLREAYPYRGVRQNTEIWAVLAHEWPPAPTA, translated from the coding sequence ATGTTCTCGATAGACCTCGCCGACGACGCACAGCTGTTTCCGCTGGAGGTCTGGCACGCCGAGGAGTTCCTGGCACACATGGACCGCGGCCGGGAGTTCATCGGCGAGCACATCGTCCTGGCCGACTTCGTCACCGACCTCGACTCGGCGCGCGGTTTCCTCTCCTCGTACGCACAGAAGACGGCCGCCGACGGCGGGCGGATCTACGGCATCCGCGTCGGCGGCACCCTGGTCGGCGGGGTCCTCTTCCGGACCTTCGACGCCGAGTCGGGCAACTGCGAGGTCGGCTGCTGGCTGGAGCCGGCGGCCGCCGGCCGGGGCCTGGTGTCCACGGCCTGCCGCGTCCTGATCGACTGGGCCTTCCACGAGCGGGGCATGCACCGCGCCGAGTGGCACGCCTCCTCCGCCAACAAGAAGAGCCTCGCCGTCGCGGAGCGCCTCGGGATGACCCGCGAGGGCGTCCTGCGCGAGGCCTACCCCTACCGCGGCGTCCGCCAGAACACCGAGATCTGGGCCGTCCTCGCCCACGAGTGGCCGCCGGCTCCCACTGCCTGA
- a CDS encoding helix-turn-helix transcriptional regulator, with protein MLGDVETRSVSPVFVGRADELAVLTDALARAAGQEPQAMLIGGEAGVGKTRLTEEFLCEAARRGAVVAVGGCVEIGAEGLPFAPFSTALRTLHRQLPGELAAAAAGQEDELARILPELGDTPRGPHDEESTARLFELTARMLERLAADRTVVLVLEDLHWADTSTRHLLSYLFRTLASGRLVVVATYRADDVHRRHPLRPLLAELDRLRTVQRIELPRFNRAEVRRQLAGILAAQPDEAFVDSVFDRSDGNAFFVEELVACRESGCRAGLTESLRDLLLVRVEVLPEAAQRVVRIVAEGGSTVEYPLLRAVAGLTEDELIEALRAAVGANILLATTDGDGYRFRHSLVREAVSDDLLPGERARVNRRYAEAMEADGSLIRAEERVIRLASYWYCANDAAKALPAVLAASVAARRRHAYSEQLRLLERALDLWESAPEEVREALRPVDYTDVYPPCGCDPATTPLQRLDLLAEATVAARFGGERERALKITKTALRLLEEDQDPLRAAWFWTERSRLVAGLGRGDGWDELAKAQELVKGLPPSQVHAEVLVRAAGWGMLHSPGPGNLEAAERAAAYARMVGAEEIELNARITVGCLLTDSGEPERGLAEMHAVRERAAELGLVMVAGRAHINLTSQLESMGRSREAVEVAEQGVELVEPSRMLDTEAWLSGNMAESLYNLGRWDEAAEAARRALSVGQSAAPRGSASARLSYLALARGEMTEATGRLAAAHTHFGTHDSQPQHRLPLYRLAVGVAAGEGRIADVRGEIADAVAYGFPLGHHRYAWPLLLAAASAEADARGLPVADAGREAALAVLRGAAGALATPVPVWTAHAEFFRAELLRAEDRDTAADWAAVEQAVRPLERPYLLARARHRLAEALLASGGCRESAAVLLREAYATADRLGSRRLREDLALLAQRARLPLTEADTPPALPAPDTDPVEALGLTSRERDVLRLVAAGNSNRQIAEELFISPKTASVHVSNILAKLGVAGRGEAAALAHRLRLFAPLTPAGAARPGV; from the coding sequence ATGCTCGGCGACGTGGAGACCAGATCTGTCAGCCCGGTGTTCGTCGGCCGAGCCGACGAACTGGCCGTACTCACCGACGCATTGGCCCGCGCCGCGGGCCAGGAGCCGCAGGCGATGCTCATCGGGGGCGAGGCCGGGGTCGGAAAGACCCGCCTCACCGAGGAGTTCCTCTGCGAAGCGGCCCGCCGCGGTGCGGTCGTGGCCGTCGGAGGCTGTGTGGAGATCGGGGCGGAGGGACTTCCCTTCGCCCCGTTCTCGACGGCTCTGCGCACCCTGCACCGCCAGCTCCCGGGGGAGTTGGCGGCCGCGGCCGCCGGCCAGGAGGACGAACTCGCCCGGATCCTCCCCGAACTCGGCGACACCCCCCGCGGCCCGCACGACGAGGAGAGCACCGCCCGGCTCTTCGAGCTGACGGCCCGGATGCTGGAGAGGCTCGCCGCCGACCGCACCGTCGTCCTCGTCCTCGAGGACCTGCACTGGGCGGACACCTCCACCCGGCACCTGCTCTCCTACCTCTTCCGCACCCTCGCCAGTGGCCGGCTCGTCGTCGTCGCGACCTACCGGGCCGACGACGTCCACCGCCGCCACCCGCTGCGGCCGCTGCTGGCAGAACTGGACCGGCTCCGCACCGTCCAGCGCATCGAACTGCCCCGCTTCAACCGGGCCGAGGTGCGCCGCCAGCTCGCCGGCATCCTCGCCGCGCAGCCCGACGAAGCCTTCGTGGACTCCGTCTTCGACCGCTCCGACGGCAACGCCTTCTTCGTCGAGGAACTCGTCGCCTGCCGGGAGAGCGGCTGCCGCGCCGGACTGACCGAGTCCCTGCGCGACCTGCTGCTCGTCCGCGTCGAGGTGCTGCCGGAAGCCGCACAGCGCGTGGTGCGCATCGTCGCCGAGGGCGGCTCCACCGTGGAGTACCCGCTCCTGCGGGCCGTCGCCGGGCTGACGGAGGACGAGCTGATCGAGGCCCTGCGGGCCGCCGTCGGCGCCAACATCCTCCTCGCCACCACCGACGGGGACGGCTACCGCTTCCGCCACTCGCTGGTCCGCGAGGCCGTCAGCGACGACCTGCTGCCCGGCGAGCGCGCCCGCGTCAACCGCCGCTACGCCGAGGCCATGGAGGCCGACGGCTCGCTGATCCGCGCCGAGGAGCGGGTCATCCGGCTGGCCAGCTACTGGTACTGCGCCAACGACGCCGCCAAGGCGCTGCCCGCCGTCCTGGCCGCCTCGGTCGCCGCCCGCCGCCGGCACGCCTACTCCGAACAGCTGCGGCTGCTGGAGCGGGCGTTGGACCTGTGGGAGAGCGCGCCGGAGGAGGTCCGCGAGGCGCTGCGCCCGGTGGACTACACCGATGTGTACCCGCCGTGCGGCTGCGACCCGGCCACCACCCCGCTGCAGCGGCTCGACCTGCTGGCCGAGGCGACCGTCGCCGCCCGCTTCGGCGGCGAGCGCGAACGCGCCCTGAAGATCACCAAGACGGCGCTGCGGCTGCTGGAGGAGGACCAGGACCCGCTGCGGGCCGCCTGGTTCTGGACCGAGCGCTCCCGGCTCGTCGCCGGCCTGGGCCGCGGTGACGGCTGGGACGAACTCGCCAAGGCCCAAGAGCTCGTCAAGGGGCTGCCCCCGTCCCAGGTGCACGCCGAGGTCCTGGTCAGGGCCGCGGGCTGGGGCATGCTCCACAGCCCCGGCCCGGGCAACCTCGAGGCCGCGGAACGCGCCGCCGCCTACGCACGGATGGTCGGGGCCGAGGAGATCGAGCTGAACGCCCGTATCACCGTGGGCTGCCTGCTCACCGACTCGGGCGAACCCGAGCGCGGCCTCGCCGAGATGCACGCGGTCCGGGAGCGGGCCGCCGAACTCGGGCTCGTCATGGTGGCGGGACGTGCACATATCAACCTCACCTCGCAGCTGGAAAGCATGGGCCGGTCCCGCGAAGCCGTGGAAGTGGCCGAACAGGGGGTCGAACTCGTCGAACCGTCGCGGATGCTGGACACCGAGGCCTGGCTCAGCGGGAACATGGCGGAGAGCCTGTACAACCTCGGCCGCTGGGACGAGGCGGCCGAAGCCGCCCGGCGCGCCCTGAGCGTCGGCCAGAGCGCGGCCCCGCGCGGCTCCGCCTCCGCACGGCTGTCCTACCTGGCCCTGGCGCGCGGCGAAATGACCGAGGCGACCGGCCGGCTCGCCGCCGCCCACACCCACTTCGGCACCCACGACAGCCAGCCCCAGCACCGCCTGCCGCTCTACCGCCTCGCGGTCGGCGTGGCCGCGGGAGAGGGCCGGATAGCCGACGTCCGCGGGGAGATCGCGGATGCCGTCGCCTACGGCTTCCCGCTCGGCCACCACCGCTATGCCTGGCCGCTGCTGCTCGCCGCCGCCTCCGCCGAAGCGGACGCCCGGGGGCTCCCCGTCGCCGACGCCGGCCGCGAAGCCGCCCTCGCGGTGCTCCGCGGCGCCGCCGGCGCCCTGGCCACCCCGGTGCCCGTGTGGACCGCCCACGCCGAGTTCTTCCGCGCCGAGCTGCTGCGGGCCGAGGACCGGGACACCGCCGCCGACTGGGCTGCCGTCGAGCAGGCCGTCCGCCCGCTGGAGCGCCCGTACCTGCTGGCCCGCGCCCGCCACCGGCTCGCCGAGGCCCTGCTGGCCTCCGGCGGCTGCCGCGAGAGCGCCGCCGTCCTGCTGCGCGAGGCCTATGCCACCGCGGACCGGCTCGGCTCCCGCAGGCTCCGCGAGGACCTGGCCCTGCTCGCCCAGCGCGCCCGGCTCCCGCTCACCGAGGCCGACACACCCCCGGCCCTGCCCGCACCGGACACCGACCCCGTCGAGGCCCTGGGCCTGACCAGCCGCGAGCGCGACGTACTGCGCCTGGTCGCGGCGGGCAACAGCAACCGCCAGATCGCCGAGGAGCTCTTCATCTCCCCGAAGACGGCCAGCGTGCACGTCTCGAACATCCTGGCCAAGCTGGGCGTCGCCGGCCGCGGTGAAGCAGCGGCCCTCGCCCACCGGCTGCGGCTGTTCGCGCCCCTCACTCCTGCGGGGGCTGCTCGGCCGGGCGTATGA
- a CDS encoding signal peptidase I has protein sequence MNDDSLYTGKATPDAATDRGWLLGHFKDPADPRHSKDVEIKWGVHPKGDERAQWVRGEERTALQVLISGRFRLEFPGRTVVLAEQGDYVVWGRGVDHSWYAEEDAVVLTVRWPSVPGYRADEPDGPSSG, from the coding sequence GTGAACGACGACTCCCTCTACACCGGCAAGGCCACCCCGGACGCCGCCACCGACCGCGGCTGGCTCCTCGGCCACTTCAAGGACCCCGCCGATCCGCGCCACAGCAAGGACGTGGAGATCAAGTGGGGAGTCCACCCGAAGGGCGACGAGCGGGCCCAGTGGGTCCGGGGCGAGGAGCGCACCGCGCTGCAGGTGCTGATCAGCGGGCGCTTCCGGCTGGAGTTCCCCGGCCGGACGGTCGTCCTCGCCGAGCAGGGGGACTACGTCGTCTGGGGCCGCGGGGTCGACCACTCCTGGTACGCGGAGGAGGACGCGGTGGTCCTCACCGTCAGGTGGCCCTCCGTCCCCGGCTACCGGGCCGACGAGCCGGACGGTCCGTCGAGCGGATGA
- a CDS encoding DUF6191 domain-containing protein, which produces MIEELFNPGRKHTDEEKKRLELSRTDVNDGDPGRGPIDLDSGKVLIRPAEQPPQE; this is translated from the coding sequence ATGATCGAGGAGCTGTTCAACCCGGGACGCAAGCACACGGACGAGGAGAAGAAGCGGCTGGAGCTGTCCCGGACCGACGTGAACGACGGCGATCCGGGACGCGGTCCGATAGACCTCGACTCCGGCAAGGTGCTCATACGCCCGGCCGAGCAGCCCCCGCAGGAGTGA
- a CDS encoding DinB family protein, with amino-acid sequence MERIAPPLTGDERETLRAFLDYHRATLAWKCEGLTDEELRRPSSPPSALSLLGLVRHMGEVERHWFRRTLNGEELPHLWSDTHDFQAAYDAADATREEAFTAWETEVAHARRIEAAAESLDVTAYVSSWKEEASLRLVMLHLIHEYARHNGHADFLREAVDGATGA; translated from the coding sequence ATGGAACGCATTGCACCGCCGCTGACCGGCGACGAGCGCGAGACCCTGCGCGCATTCCTCGACTACCACCGGGCCACCCTCGCCTGGAAGTGCGAGGGCCTCACCGACGAGGAGCTGCGGCGGCCCTCGTCGCCGCCGTCCGCCCTCTCCCTGCTGGGCCTGGTCCGGCACATGGGCGAGGTCGAGCGGCACTGGTTCCGCCGCACCCTGAACGGCGAGGAGCTTCCCCACCTCTGGTCCGACACCCACGACTTCCAGGCCGCCTACGACGCAGCCGACGCCACCCGCGAGGAGGCGTTCACCGCCTGGGAGACGGAGGTCGCGCACGCGCGCCGCATCGAGGCGGCCGCCGAGTCCCTCGACGTGACGGCGTACGTGTCCAGCTGGAAGGAGGAGGCCTCGCTGCGCCTCGTCATGCTCCACCTGATCCACGAGTACGCACGCCACAACGGCCACGCCGACTTCCTGCGCGAGGCCGTCGACGGCGCCACCGGAGCCTGA
- a CDS encoding penicillin acylase family protein — protein sequence MSVSLVTNADDADANATGADATGADATGADGFELYRDDWGIPHLRAADADRLAYAQGRTTALDRAWQLEVERHRAQGSSAAFLGPESVAWDRFARRSRLADTARRCHEALDPDTAAWVRAYVDGVNDGLAEGAARDERFARTGHSPTPWEPWVPLAIWIATHILFAGFATKLWRERVARALGDEAVTLFATDGPGTAGSNGWLVPGDRTATGSAIIAGDPHRFIEDPGVYQQIRLACPEYDVLGLAVPGIPGLGHFGHTGSAAWAITNAMSDYQDLYAEQLRTAPAAPDVIEALGPDGAWEPVARHTETITVAGADPVEVEVLETARGPVIIRDETDGGGQTLALRYPPRVRRDLGFAVLPALLRARTVAEIDRAFDGWAEPVNVVHAADSEGGLLHRVAGAVPLRHRANRLRPVPAWDPQYAWQGWAETPAEPVQGFAVMANARGIASPLGVEFAPPHRANRIRELLSGSADWTPKAIADVHRDTHLASAEPLLALLPGLDDLSPEAAALRTRLLAWDRHMAAESTDATVFSAFRTATVRRFAADPVFAGLAGAPCGPDVFHPWLYLVPKIGYALEGLLTTTLLPGLDRAAHVRAALEETAAAARPDAPWSQVHRLAPWSALPDPEAEWPGLGGDHDCVNATSTVPGFTDLTARASSARYVWDLARREDSLWAVPLGADGVTGSPHHRDQLPFWAQCELVPVVTDWTRLTKETSR from the coding sequence ATGAGTGTGAGCCTTGTGACCAACGCGGACGACGCCGACGCAAACGCCACCGGAGCGGACGCCACCGGAGCCGATGCCACCGGAGCCGACGGCTTCGAGCTGTACCGCGACGACTGGGGCATCCCCCATCTCCGCGCCGCCGACGCCGACCGCCTCGCCTACGCCCAGGGCCGCACCACCGCCCTCGACCGCGCCTGGCAGCTGGAGGTCGAGCGCCACCGCGCCCAGGGCTCCAGCGCCGCCTTCCTCGGCCCGGAATCCGTCGCCTGGGACCGGTTCGCCCGCCGGTCCCGGCTCGCCGACACCGCCCGCCGCTGCCACGAGGCGCTCGACCCCGACACCGCCGCCTGGGTCCGGGCGTACGTGGACGGCGTCAACGACGGGCTGGCCGAAGGCGCCGCCCGCGACGAGCGGTTCGCCCGCACCGGCCACAGCCCCACCCCGTGGGAGCCCTGGGTCCCCCTCGCCATCTGGATCGCCACCCACATCCTCTTCGCCGGCTTCGCCACCAAGCTGTGGCGCGAGCGCGTGGCCCGCGCCCTCGGCGACGAGGCCGTCACCCTCTTCGCCACCGACGGCCCCGGCACCGCCGGCAGCAACGGCTGGCTGGTCCCCGGCGACCGGACCGCCACCGGCTCGGCGATCATCGCGGGCGACCCGCACCGGTTCATCGAGGACCCGGGCGTGTACCAGCAGATACGGCTCGCCTGCCCCGAGTACGACGTCCTCGGCCTGGCCGTCCCGGGCATCCCCGGCCTCGGCCACTTCGGGCACACCGGCAGTGCCGCCTGGGCCATCACCAACGCCATGTCCGACTACCAGGACCTGTACGCCGAACAGCTCCGCACCGCCCCCGCCGCCCCCGACGTGATCGAGGCCCTCGGCCCCGACGGCGCTTGGGAGCCCGTCGCCCGGCACACCGAGACCATCACCGTCGCCGGCGCCGACCCCGTCGAGGTCGAGGTCCTGGAGACCGCGCGCGGCCCCGTCATCATCCGGGACGAGACGGACGGCGGCGGCCAGACCCTCGCCCTGCGCTACCCGCCCCGGGTCCGCCGCGACCTCGGCTTCGCCGTCCTCCCCGCCCTGCTGCGCGCCCGTACCGTCGCCGAGATCGACCGCGCCTTCGACGGCTGGGCCGAGCCCGTCAACGTCGTCCACGCCGCCGACTCCGAGGGCGGCCTGCTGCACCGCGTCGCCGGCGCGGTCCCGCTGCGCCACCGGGCCAACCGGCTGCGCCCGGTGCCCGCCTGGGATCCGCAGTACGCCTGGCAGGGCTGGGCCGAGACCCCCGCCGAGCCCGTGCAGGGCTTCGCCGTCATGGCCAACGCGCGCGGCATCGCCTCGCCGCTCGGCGTGGAGTTCGCGCCCCCGCACCGCGCCAACCGCATCCGCGAGCTGCTCTCCGGCTCCGCGGACTGGACCCCGAAGGCGATCGCCGACGTACACCGGGACACCCACCTGGCCTCCGCCGAGCCGCTGCTGGCCCTGCTGCCCGGACTCGACGACCTCTCCCCCGAGGCCGCCGCCCTGCGCACCCGGCTGCTCGCCTGGGACCGCCACATGGCGGCCGAGAGCACCGACGCGACCGTCTTCTCGGCCTTCCGGACCGCGACCGTACGCCGCTTCGCCGCCGACCCCGTCTTCGCCGGACTCGCCGGCGCCCCCTGCGGTCCCGACGTGTTCCACCCCTGGCTGTACCTGGTCCCGAAGATCGGCTACGCCCTCGAAGGCCTGCTGACCACCACCCTCCTCCCCGGCCTCGACCGCGCGGCCCATGTCCGCGCCGCCCTGGAGGAGACGGCCGCCGCCGCCCGCCCCGACGCCCCCTGGTCGCAGGTCCACCGGCTGGCCCCCTGGTCGGCCCTCCCCGACCCGGAGGCCGAGTGGCCCGGCCTCGGCGGCGACCACGACTGCGTCAACGCCACCTCCACCGTCCCCGGGTTCACCGATCTCACCGCCCGCGCGTCGTCGGCCCGTTACGTCTGGGACCTGGCCCGCCGCGAGGACAGCCTCTGGGCGGTCCCGCTCGGCGCGGACGGCGTCACCGGCTCACCCCACCACCGCGACCAGCTGCCGTTCTGGGCGCAGTGCGAACTCGTCCCCGTCGTCACCGACTGGACCCGCCTCACGAAGGAAACCTCCAGATGA
- a CDS encoding siderophore-interacting protein has protein sequence MGGVGKGWEGVVLRLLRGKDFTFTVTGAQDVTEHYRRVHVTDGGLLAAAGESLHPTMWVRLWFESAGKPHTRAYTLVDPDPAAGTFSLEFALHDGAASAWARAAKPGDTIEATVQGTGFTAPAPEPERLLVIGDPASVPAINSLLDAYPQTPATIWLETQHASDAGLPVRLDPARHEIRRVERTGSALVDQVKAELPELVADPASAYVWLACDTVTTRALTAYLRKELALPKQRVNGLGYWRAA, from the coding sequence ATGGGAGGCGTCGGCAAGGGCTGGGAGGGCGTGGTCCTTCGGCTTCTGCGGGGCAAGGACTTCACGTTCACGGTCACGGGCGCGCAGGACGTCACGGAGCACTACCGCCGCGTGCACGTGACGGACGGCGGACTGCTCGCGGCGGCGGGCGAGTCGCTCCACCCGACGATGTGGGTGCGGCTGTGGTTCGAGAGCGCGGGCAAGCCGCACACGCGGGCGTACACCCTCGTCGACCCGGATCCGGCGGCGGGCACGTTCAGCCTGGAGTTCGCGCTCCACGACGGCGCCGCGAGCGCGTGGGCGCGGGCCGCGAAACCGGGCGACACCATCGAGGCCACCGTCCAGGGGACCGGTTTCACCGCCCCGGCGCCCGAGCCCGAGCGGCTGCTGGTGATCGGCGACCCGGCCTCGGTCCCGGCGATCAACTCCCTGCTGGACGCCTACCCGCAGACCCCGGCGACGATCTGGCTGGAGACGCAGCACGCGTCGGACGCCGGCCTGCCCGTACGGCTCGACCCGGCCCGGCACGAGATCAGGCGGGTCGAGCGCACGGGCTCGGCACTGGTGGACCAGGTGAAGGCGGAGCTCCCGGAGCTCGTCGCGGACCCGGCGTCGGCGTACGTCTGGCTCGCCTGCGACACGGTGACGACACGGGCGCTGACCGCGTACCTGCGCAAGGAACTGGCCCTGCCGAAGCAGCGCGTGAACGGTCTGGGCTACTGGCGGGCCGCCTGA
- a CDS encoding GNAT family N-acetyltransferase — MEADELLKVRAQYDREMRRDALPDAKEARVERAGAVVRHTVPGPGWNGVLWSDLDEETADAEIAAQVAYFAGRGAGDFEWKLYGHDRPADLGDRLRAAGFVPEPAETLLMGRVDELAALPVEPPEGITLRVVTDEAGVDLMMDVHAKAFGTERPRIRHLLLTLLEEEPQTIAAVVAMAGDTPVSAARMEMRPGSSFAGLWGGGTLPEWRGRGIYRLLVAHRARIAAERGIRYLQVDASDDSRPILERLGFSRLGTTVPYVWTGTA, encoded by the coding sequence ATGGAAGCTGACGAACTGCTGAAGGTACGGGCCCAGTACGACCGGGAGATGCGCCGCGACGCACTGCCGGACGCCAAGGAGGCCAGGGTGGAACGGGCGGGGGCGGTGGTACGGCATACGGTGCCCGGGCCGGGGTGGAACGGCGTGCTCTGGTCGGACCTCGACGAGGAGACGGCGGACGCGGAGATCGCGGCGCAGGTGGCGTACTTCGCGGGGCGCGGGGCCGGCGACTTCGAGTGGAAGCTGTACGGCCACGACCGGCCGGCGGATCTCGGGGACCGGCTGCGCGCGGCGGGCTTCGTCCCGGAGCCGGCCGAGACCCTGCTGATGGGCCGGGTGGACGAGCTCGCCGCACTGCCGGTGGAGCCGCCGGAGGGGATCACCCTGCGGGTGGTGACGGACGAGGCGGGCGTCGACCTGATGATGGACGTCCACGCGAAGGCCTTCGGAACGGAGCGCCCCAGGATCCGGCACCTGCTGCTCACGCTGCTGGAGGAGGAGCCGCAGACCATCGCGGCGGTGGTGGCGATGGCCGGGGACACCCCGGTCAGCGCGGCCCGCATGGAAATGCGTCCGGGCTCCTCCTTCGCGGGCCTCTGGGGCGGCGGCACCCTCCCGGAGTGGCGGGGCCGGGGCATCTACCGCCTCCTGGTCGCCCACCGGGCCCGCATCGCAGCGGAGCGCGGCATCCGCTACCTCCAGGTGGACGCGTCGGACGACAGCCGCCCGATCCTGGAACGCCTGGGGTTCAGCCGCCTGGGCACGACGGTGCCGTACGTCTGGACCGGGACCGCGTAG
- a CDS encoding MMPL family transporter, with product MAAIARWCMRHRLVAVLLWLLALGAAAAAAGTAGSAFSNDYEVPGTESGRAHALLRAGFHGHDGDTDTVVWRAPEHQSVRTPDVEQRMTRALDAISALPGVGSVAGPYGAGPESAAQISPDGRTAYAVVTFDQQADSVPKAQAEAVVDAAKNPATETDGLQVELGGRAIALTEAPTAHIAEVIGVAVAALVLFLAFGSLAASLLPIATALVSVGTAYFGITLLGHAMPVADFAPMLGTLVGLGVGIDYALFIVTRHRKGLMGGLPVQEAGERAVATTGRAVVFAGATVCIALLGMLVLRLNFLNGVAIAASLTVVLTVAASVTLLPALLSYIGMRALSRRERRRLAAEGPRPETPTGFAARWSAFVERHPKLLGAVAALVMVVLALPTFSLHLGTSDQGNNPAGSTTRQAYDLLAEGFGPGMNGPLTVVSRLDGAGDRIAVDHLAEALRTTEGVAAAGPAVFNRSGDTAVLTVIPDSAPQSRATSELVTTLREDVIPGAGHGNTMDVHVGGVTAGYDDFADVIVGKLPLFVGVVITLGCVLLLLAFRSLGIPLKAAAMNVAAVASSFGVVVAIFQWGWGSELLGLGSAGPIEPFLPVIMVSVLFGLSMDYQVFLVSRMYEEWLETGDNRRAVRVGLAETSRVINSAAVIMISVFLAFVLSGDRIIAMFGIALAAAVALDAFVLRTLLVPALMHLLGGANWWLPAWLDRRLPKISIEPPERRSRATLPAQRPGAGSATSEDGAEPATASR from the coding sequence TTGGCAGCGATCGCACGGTGGTGCATGCGGCACCGGCTGGTAGCCGTTCTCCTGTGGCTGCTCGCGCTCGGCGCCGCCGCCGCGGCCGCAGGGACCGCCGGATCGGCGTTCTCCAACGACTACGAGGTCCCCGGCACCGAGTCCGGCCGCGCCCATGCCCTCCTGCGGGCGGGCTTCCACGGCCACGACGGTGACACCGACACCGTCGTGTGGCGGGCCCCGGAGCATCAGAGCGTCCGTACTCCCGACGTCGAGCAGCGCATGACCAGGGCGCTCGACGCCATCTCCGCGCTCCCCGGCGTCGGTTCGGTCGCCGGCCCCTACGGCGCCGGGCCCGAGAGCGCCGCGCAGATCAGCCCCGACGGGCGCACCGCCTACGCCGTGGTGACGTTCGACCAGCAAGCCGACTCCGTACCCAAGGCGCAGGCCGAGGCCGTCGTCGACGCCGCGAAGAACCCCGCCACCGAGACGGACGGCCTCCAGGTCGAGCTCGGCGGCCGGGCGATCGCCCTGACCGAGGCACCCACCGCGCACATCGCCGAGGTCATCGGCGTGGCCGTCGCGGCCCTGGTCCTCTTCCTCGCCTTCGGCTCGCTCGCCGCGAGCCTGCTGCCCATCGCCACCGCCCTGGTCAGCGTCGGCACCGCCTACTTCGGCATCACGCTCCTCGGGCACGCCATGCCCGTCGCCGACTTCGCCCCGATGCTCGGCACCCTCGTCGGGCTCGGCGTGGGCATCGACTACGCGCTGTTCATCGTGACCCGGCACCGCAAGGGCCTCATGGGCGGCCTGCCCGTCCAGGAGGCGGGCGAGCGGGCCGTCGCCACCACGGGCCGGGCCGTCGTCTTCGCCGGGGCCACCGTCTGCATCGCGCTGCTCGGCATGCTGGTGCTGCGCCTGAACTTCCTGAACGGCGTCGCGATAGCCGCCTCCCTCACGGTGGTGCTGACGGTCGCCGCCTCGGTCACGCTGCTGCCCGCCCTCCTCTCGTACATCGGCATGCGCGCCCTCTCGCGCCGCGAGCGCCGCAGGCTCGCGGCCGAGGGCCCGCGGCCCGAGACGCCCACCGGGTTCGCCGCCCGCTGGTCGGCCTTCGTGGAGCGGCACCCCAAACTGCTCGGCGCCGTCGCCGCGCTGGTCATGGTGGTGCTGGCACTGCCCACCTTCTCGCTCCACCTGGGCACCTCCGACCAGGGCAACAACCCGGCGGGCTCCACCACCCGGCAGGCCTACGACCTCCTCGCCGAGGGTTTCGGACCGGGCATGAACGGCCCGCTCACCGTCGTCTCCCGCCTCGACGGCGCCGGGGACCGGATAGCCGTCGATCACCTGGCCGAGGCGCTGCGGACGACCGAGGGCGTCGCCGCCGCCGGCCCGGCCGTCTTCAACCGCAGCGGGGACACCGCGGTCCTGACCGTCATACCGGACTCCGCCCCGCAGTCCCGGGCCACGAGCGAGCTGGTCACGACGCTGCGCGAGGACGTCATTCCGGGCGCCGGGCACGGCAACACCATGGACGTCCACGTCGGCGGTGTGACCGCGGGCTACGACGACTTCGCCGACGTCATCGTCGGGAAACTGCCGCTGTTCGTCGGGGTGGTGATCACCCTCGGCTGCGTCCTGCTGCTGCTGGCCTTCCGGTCCCTCGGCATTCCGCTCAAGGCCGCCGCCATGAACGTCGCGGCCGTCGCCTCCTCCTTCGGCGTCGTCGTCGCGATCTTCCAGTGGGGCTGGGGCAGTGAGCTGCTGGGCCTGGGCAGCGCCGGCCCGATCGAGCCCTTCCTGCCGGTGATCATGGTGTCGGTCCTCTTCGGACTGTCCATGGACTACCAGGTGTTCCTCGTCAGCCGGATGTACGAGGAGTGGCTGGAGACGGGCGACAACCGGCGGGCCGTCCGCGTCGGCCTCGCCGAGACCAGCCGGGTGATCAACTCCGCGGCGGTCATCATGATCTCCGTCTTCCTGGCCTTCGTGCTCAGCGGAGACCGGATCATCGCGATGTTCGGCATCGCGCTCGCCGCGGCCGTCGCCCTCGACGCCTTCGTGCTGCGCACCCTCCTCGTCCCGGCGCTGATGCACCTGCTCGGCGGCGCCAACTGGTGGCTGCCCGCCTGGCTGGACCGCCGGCTGCCCAAGATCAGCATCGAGCCCCCCGAGCGCCGTTCGCGTGCGACACTTCCCGCGCAGCGACCCGGTGCCGGCTCCGCCACGAGCGAGGACGGCGCCGAGCCCGCCACCGCATCCCGGTGA